One genomic segment of Intestinimonas butyriciproducens includes these proteins:
- the rpoB gene encoding DNA-directed RNA polymerase subunit beta, giving the protein MVKDVHYGKTLRKSYARHAEILDMPNLLEVQKKSYQWFLDTGLREVFKDVAAITDYAGNLELSFIDYKMDEAPKYDVEECKARDATYAAPIKVRVRLRNKETEEIKEQEIFMGDFPLMTDSGSFVINGAERVIVSQIVRSPGVYFARNEDKAGNVTFGTTVIPYRGAWLEYETDLSDIFYVRIDKNRKLPITCLIRAVGPRTDAEIIDMFGEDPRILATMEKDTCKSREEALLEIYRKLRPGEPPTVDSSESLLNALFFDPRRYDLSAVGRYKFNKKLAIWGRLNGQKLAQPIADPMTGEIIAEAGEVLTRERAREIEAKGVNEAVIDLEGTLIKVFSNDMVDAKGFLPFDPAECGVTEKVYFPLLRELLEQYEGDEEGLKEAVRDRVDDLVPKHIFVEDIMASINYLNCLAHGVGTHDDIDHLGNRRLRCVGELLQNQFRIGFSRMERVIRERMTIQDLDIVTPQSLINIRPVTASIKEFFGSSPLSQFMDQTNPLAELTHKRRMSALGPGGLSRDRASFDVRDVHYSHYGRLCPIETPEGPNIGLISYLASYARINRYGFIETPYRKVDKETGCLTDEIEYMTADVEDEYIIAQATEPVDESNHLLHDRITCRHRNEIIEVDRDHVDYIDVSPKMMVSVATAMIPFLENDDANRALMGANMQRQAVPLLTTEAPIVATGQEHKNCIDSGVVILAEGDGEVTKVSAQYITVRYDDGRVVDYKLTKFMRSNHTTCINQRPIVTAGQRVEKGDVLVDGPSTSQGEIALGKNILMGFMTWEGYNYEDAILLNERMVKEDVFTSIHIEEYETESRDTKLGPEEITRDIPNVGEDALKDLDERGIIRVGAEVRAGDILVGKVTPKGETDLTAEERLLRAIFGEKAREVRDTSLKVPHGESGIIVDVKVFTRENGDELSPGVNEVVRVYIAQKRKISVGDKMAGRHGNKGVVSRILPQEDMPFLPDGTPLDIVLNPLGVPSRMNIGQVLEVHLGYAAKALGWKVATPIFNGANEPEIEATLTAAGLAKDGKSWLYDGRTGERFDNRVTVGYVYFLKLHHLVDDKIHARSTGPYSLVTQQPLGGKAQFGGQRFGEMEVWALEAYGAAYTLQEILTVKSDDVTGRVRTYESIVKGHNVPKPGVPESFKVLVKELQALCLDIKVLDAKGEEIELKDDDEDTYQPDRIRDDDFYGYNAGGESDFAAAGFTLKEGSDDDDLAAADDTDDADEDVGFEEEIVLDDSTDDGDLD; this is encoded by the coding sequence ATGGTCAAGGACGTACACTACGGCAAGACCCTGCGCAAGAGCTATGCCCGCCACGCAGAGATCCTGGACATGCCCAACCTGCTGGAGGTCCAGAAGAAATCCTATCAGTGGTTTTTGGACACCGGCCTGCGCGAGGTCTTTAAGGATGTGGCCGCCATCACCGACTATGCGGGCAACCTGGAGCTCTCCTTTATCGACTATAAAATGGATGAGGCCCCCAAGTACGATGTGGAGGAGTGCAAGGCCAGGGACGCCACCTATGCCGCCCCCATCAAGGTGCGGGTCCGTCTGCGGAACAAGGAGACCGAGGAGATCAAGGAGCAGGAGATCTTTATGGGAGATTTCCCCCTCATGACCGATTCCGGTTCCTTTGTCATCAACGGCGCCGAGCGGGTCATCGTCTCCCAGATCGTCCGCTCCCCCGGCGTGTACTTTGCCCGAAACGAGGACAAGGCGGGCAATGTGACCTTCGGCACCACTGTCATCCCCTACCGCGGCGCGTGGCTGGAGTATGAGACGGATCTGTCCGACATCTTCTATGTGAGGATCGACAAGAACAGAAAGCTGCCCATCACCTGCCTCATCCGTGCGGTAGGCCCCCGGACCGATGCGGAGATCATCGATATGTTCGGTGAGGACCCCCGCATCCTGGCCACGATGGAGAAGGACACCTGTAAGAGCCGGGAGGAGGCCCTCCTGGAGATCTACCGTAAGCTCCGCCCCGGCGAGCCCCCCACGGTGGATTCCTCGGAATCCCTTCTGAATGCGCTGTTCTTTGATCCCCGGCGGTACGATCTCTCTGCTGTGGGCCGCTATAAATTCAATAAAAAGCTGGCCATCTGGGGCCGCCTGAACGGCCAGAAGCTGGCCCAGCCCATTGCCGATCCCATGACGGGCGAGATCATTGCCGAGGCCGGTGAGGTCCTGACCCGGGAACGGGCCCGTGAGATCGAGGCCAAGGGCGTCAATGAGGCTGTGATCGACCTGGAGGGCACTCTTATCAAGGTGTTTTCCAATGATATGGTGGACGCCAAGGGCTTCCTTCCCTTCGACCCCGCCGAGTGCGGCGTGACCGAAAAAGTGTACTTCCCCCTGCTCCGGGAGCTCCTGGAGCAGTATGAGGGGGATGAAGAGGGCCTGAAGGAGGCCGTCCGGGATCGGGTGGACGACCTGGTGCCCAAGCACATCTTTGTGGAGGACATCATGGCCTCCATCAACTACCTCAACTGTCTGGCCCATGGCGTGGGTACCCACGACGACATCGACCACCTGGGGAACCGCCGCCTGCGCTGCGTAGGCGAGCTGCTCCAGAATCAGTTCCGCATCGGGTTCAGCCGCATGGAGCGCGTGATCCGTGAGCGCATGACCATCCAGGATCTGGATATTGTCACCCCCCAGAGCCTCATCAATATTCGCCCGGTCACTGCGTCCATCAAGGAGTTCTTCGGCTCCTCCCCTCTGAGCCAGTTTATGGATCAGACCAACCCTCTGGCGGAGCTCACCCACAAGCGGCGTATGTCCGCCCTGGGCCCCGGCGGTCTGTCCCGTGACCGCGCCTCCTTCGATGTCCGGGACGTCCACTACAGCCATTACGGCCGGCTGTGTCCCATTGAGACGCCCGAAGGACCCAATATCGGCCTCATTTCCTATCTGGCCTCCTATGCCCGCATCAACCGGTACGGCTTTATTGAGACCCCCTACCGCAAGGTGGACAAGGAGACCGGCTGCCTTACCGATGAAATCGAATATATGACCGCCGATGTGGAGGATGAATATATCATCGCCCAGGCCACCGAGCCCGTGGACGAGAGCAATCATCTGCTGCATGACCGTATCACCTGCCGCCACCGCAATGAGATCATCGAGGTGGACCGCGACCATGTGGACTATATCGACGTCTCCCCCAAGATGATGGTCTCCGTGGCTACCGCCATGATCCCCTTCCTGGAGAATGACGATGCCAACCGCGCCCTGATGGGCGCCAACATGCAGCGGCAGGCCGTGCCTCTGCTCACCACCGAGGCCCCCATCGTGGCCACCGGCCAGGAGCACAAAAACTGCATCGATTCCGGTGTGGTCATTCTGGCGGAGGGCGACGGTGAGGTCACCAAGGTTTCCGCCCAGTATATCACCGTCCGTTACGACGATGGTCGGGTGGTGGACTACAAGCTGACCAAGTTCATGCGCTCCAACCACACCACCTGTATCAATCAGCGGCCCATCGTCACCGCCGGACAGCGGGTGGAGAAGGGGGATGTCCTGGTGGACGGCCCCTCCACCAGTCAGGGAGAGATCGCGCTGGGCAAGAACATCCTTATGGGCTTTATGACGTGGGAGGGCTACAACTACGAGGACGCCATCCTGCTCAACGAGCGTATGGTCAAGGAGGACGTGTTCACCTCCATCCATATCGAAGAGTATGAGACCGAGTCCCGGGACACCAAGCTGGGGCCCGAGGAGATTACCCGGGATATCCCCAACGTGGGCGAGGATGCGCTGAAGGATCTGGACGAGCGAGGCATCATCCGCGTGGGCGCCGAGGTCCGTGCCGGCGATATCCTGGTGGGCAAGGTCACGCCCAAGGGCGAGACCGACCTCACCGCCGAGGAGCGGCTCCTCCGCGCCATTTTCGGCGAGAAGGCCCGCGAGGTCCGTGACACCTCCCTGAAGGTCCCCCACGGAGAGAGCGGCATCATCGTGGACGTGAAGGTGTTCACCCGGGAGAACGGCGACGAGCTCTCTCCCGGTGTCAACGAAGTGGTCCGTGTCTATATTGCCCAGAAGCGTAAGATCAGCGTGGGCGACAAAATGGCCGGCCGCCACGGCAATAAGGGCGTCGTCTCCCGCATCCTGCCCCAGGAGGATATGCCCTTCCTGCCCGACGGTACGCCGCTGGACATCGTCCTCAATCCCCTGGGCGTGCCCTCCCGTATGAACATCGGGCAGGTGCTGGAGGTCCACCTAGGCTATGCGGCCAAGGCCCTGGGCTGGAAGGTGGCCACACCCATCTTCAATGGTGCCAACGAGCCCGAGATCGAGGCCACGCTCACTGCGGCCGGCCTTGCCAAGGACGGTAAGAGCTGGCTTTATGACGGACGCACCGGCGAGCGGTTTGACAATCGCGTCACCGTGGGCTACGTCTACTTCCTCAAGCTCCATCACCTGGTAGACGACAAGATCCACGCCCGGTCCACCGGCCCCTACAGCCTGGTCACTCAGCAGCCCTTGGGCGGCAAGGCCCAGTTCGGCGGACAGCGCTTCGGCGAGATGGAGGTCTGGGCCCTGGAGGCCTATGGCGCGGCCTACACGCTCCAGGAGATCCTTACCGTCAAGTCCGACGATGTGACCGGCCGTGTCCGGACCTATGAGTCCATCGTCAAGGGCCATAACGTGCCCAAGCCCGGTGTGCCCGAGTCCTTCAAAGTGTTGGTCAAGGAGCTTCAGGCACTGTGCCTGGACATCAAGGTGCTGGACGCCAAGGGCGAGGAGATCGAGCTCAAGGACGACGATGAGGACACCTACCAGCCTGACCGTATCCGGGACGACGACTTCTACGGCTATAACGCCGGCGGTGAGTCCGATTTCGCCGCGGCCGGCTTTACGCTCAAGGAGGGCAGTGACGATGACGACCTGGCGGCGGCCGACGACACTGACGACGCCGATGAGGACGTCGGATTCGAGGAAGAGATCGTCTTGGACGACAGTACCGACGACGGTGATTTGGACTGA